In Candidatus Hydrogenedentota bacterium, the DNA window CTGCGGCGGCGGCCGGTGGTGATGGCCTTTGAGGGGTGGGACGCGGCGGGCAAGGGCGGCGCGATCAAGCGCCTCACCCGCGAGCTGGATCCCCGGGGGTACGAGGTGATCCCCGTGGCCGCGCCGGACGGGGTGGAGAAGACGCACCATCATCTGTGGCGGTTCTGGCGCAGCCTGCCGAAGGCGGGGCATTTCACGGTGTTTGACCGCACCTGGTACGGCCGGGTGCTGGTGGAGCGGGTGGAGGGCTACGCGCGCCCGGAGGAATGGCAGCGGGCGTACCGGGAGATCAACGAGTTTGAGGCCGAACTCGTGGAGGCCGGCATGGTGGTCCTGAAGTTCTGGCTGCACATCAGCCGGGACGAGCAGCTGCGCCGGTTCGAGGCCCGTCAGGAGGACCCGGAAAAGCAGTGGAAGATCACGGAGGAGGACTGGCGCAACCGGGAGAAGTGGGACGCCTACGAGGCGGCCGTGTCCGCCATGATCGAGCAGACGTCAAGCGCGCAGGCCCCGTGGACCCTCATCGAGGGGAACGACAAGCGGCACGCGCGCATGCAGGTGCTCCAGACGGCGGTGGACCGGATTGCGGCGGCGCTGGGCGAATGACGGGGGGCTCCCCCCCTTTACATTGCCAGCCCGCCGTCCACGCAGAGAACCCCGCCCGTGATGAACGACGCGTCGTCGGAGGCGAGGAAGAGGACGGCCCTGGCGATTTCCTCCGGCAGGCCGGCGCGGCCCAGGGGAATCCGGCTTTCCAGCAGGCGGATGTTTTCCTCGGACATCGGGGCGGTCATGTCGGTCCTGGTGAGTCCCGGTGCGACGACGTTGGCGGTGATGTTGCGGCGGGCGAGTTCCTGGGCGATGGACTTGGTGAAGGCGATGACGCCCCCCTTGGAGGCGCAGTAGCTTGACATGCCCCCCTGGCCGTGCAGCCCGAGCACGGAGCTGACATTGACGATGCGTCCGGACCGCTGGCGGATCATGATCTCCGAGGCGGCGCGGCAGCAGAAGAAGACGCCGTTGAGATTGGTCCGGAGCACGGCGTCCCAGTCCCGGTCTTTCATGCGGGGCAGCAGTCCGTCCCCGGACACGCCGGCGTTGCAGACCAGCGCGTCCAGTCCGCCCAGCCAGGCGGCGGCCTCCCCCACCATGCGGTTCACGGCGTCCGGATCGGACACGTCGCAGGCCAGCCCCGCGGCGTCCGGCCCCAGCTCGCGGGCGGCGTTCCGGACGGCGTCCGGGTTGGTTCCGCAGAAGGCGACCCGCCCGCCCTCGGCCAGGAATCCCTCCACGCAGGCGCGGCCTATGCCGCGGGTTCCCCCGGTCACCAGCACCCTCTTTCCGTCAAAACGGCCCATGTCGGCGCCCTCCGTTCGGGGGGTCAGGGCGTGTCGTCGCCCGCCTCCTGTTGTTCCCGTGTCAGCATTTCGATCTCGTGCTGGCGCAGGCGCTGGATGTTCTCGCGGATGCGGCTGTTGAGCTGGTTGTCCACGGCGACCTTGGCGCCGATGACGGCGTTTTCCACGCCGCGGGCCGTGGAGGCGCCGTGGAGGATAATGACCACGCCGTTGATGCCGAGCAGGGGGGCGCCGGGGTGCTCATTGGGGTCCACGCGCGTCTTGAGCTCGCGCAGGGCCTTGTGGGCCAGCATGGCGCCCAGCTTGCTCATGCTGGACTGCTCAAACTGCTCGCGCAGCATTCTGCCCATGAAGAGGGCGGCCGCCTCGCTGGTCTTCAGGAAGAGGTTTCCAATGACGCCGTCGCAGACGACCACGTCGGCCCGGCCCTCGTAGAGGGCGCGGGGCTCGATGTTGCCGACGAAGTTGAGGTGCCTCGCGCCGGTGAGGTTCCGGTGGACCTCGCGCATGACCGCGCCGCCCTTCTGGCCCTCCTCGCCGATGTTGAGCAGGCCGACGCGGGGATTCTCGATGCCGAGGGCGTACCGGGAGTAGGCGACGCCCATCTCGGCAAACTCGCAGAGCTGGCGCGTGGTGCAGTCCACGTTCGCGCCGAGGTCGAGCATGACCACTTTTCCGCCGACGGTGGGCAGGGTCTGGCTGATGGCGGAGCGGGCCACGCCCTTGATGGGGCCGAGGACCGTGCGCGCGCCGACCATGACCGCGCCCGTGTTGCCCGCGCTGACCACGGCGGCGACCTCGCCCTCCTTGGCGAGCCGCATGGCCGCCATGAGGGAGCTGTTCCGCTTGTTGCGCACGGCCGACACGGGGGACTCGTGCATGCCGATCGCCTCGGCGGCGTGGTGCACGGAGATCTGCCCGCGTTTCGGGTGGGCCTTCAGGCGCTCGGTGAGGAGGGCCTCGTCGCCCACCAGCACGACATGCACGTCGTCGCGCAGGCTGGCCTGAACGGCGCCTTCCACCTCGACATCGGGCGCGTTGTCCGAGCCCATGGCATCGAGCGCGATTCTCATGGAATGTCCCTCACGGGGAACGTCAGGCGTTCTTGGGCTTGATAACGACACGGCCCTTGTAGAAACCGGTCTTGAGGCAGACCCGGTGCGGCAGAACGGGCGCCCCGGAATCCGGATTCTCGATCACGTTCGGGGCGGTCAGCGCGTGGTGGGAACGCCGCATGCGCTTCTTGGCCTGTCCGGTGCGTCTCTTTGGTACGGGCATCTTGGTTACTCCTTGCGATTTTTGTCGTCGGCAAGATCGGGAAACAGGGAGGCCAGCACGCTCAACGGGGTGTTTTGCGGTTCCCCGCCGCCCTCGGCGGCCGGACACCCGCAGGGTCCGCCGTTGAGATTTGCCCCGCAACGGGGGCAAAGCCCGAGACACGAATCCTTGCAGACTAGTTTTAGCGGCGCCGAAAGCACAATCTCCTCCCACACCTGTGGGGCAAGATTGACCTCCCGGCCCGCGATCATAAGCTTTTCACGCTCCGCTCCGTCGCCGTCGTCGTCGTCATCGCCCCCCATTTCGGAAAGCGCCTCCCCGTTCCTGGCCTCCACATAGACCCAGGCCACCGCGCTGTCCAGCGCCGCGCGGGCCTCTTCGAGGCACCGGTCGCAGGGCTGCGCGTACTCCCCGCGCACACGGCCGCGGAAAAGGTACTCGCCGCCGCCGAGATCGGTCAGGCATCCGGTGACCTGAACCTCGTCCAGGGGGACGGGGTCGGTTTCCGGGGGCTGAACCTCGGCCACGGAGAGGCGGACGTCAAGGTCCAACCCGTCGTCCCCGATGGACAGCACCGGGATCTGCAACTTTGCGGTCACTTGAGTCAGCCTTCCTGTGGACACAACGGGCCGGAAGTTTACCAAACGCGCGGAATTATGTCAATTTTCCGCCCCCCCTTCGGCGGGGGAAAAGGGCAAGCGGGCCTGTAAGCCGGGTTCTGTCCGGAGGACGCGGGGCCCTCCGTGACGGTCATTCCTCTTGGATCCGCGTCGCCGCGGACCTCCAGCGTCCAACCCGGGACCGGTGCGGGCCACACCATGGGTCCCCTATTTGGACTTGCTCCGGGTGGGGTTTGGCTAGCCGCCATGTCACCATGACGCTGGTGCGCTCTTACCGCACCTTTTCACCTTTGCCGGCGGGAAACCCGCAGGCCGTATGTTTTCTGTGCCACTTTCCGTCGGATCGCTCCGCCTTCGCGTTACGAAGCACCCTGCCCTGTGGAGCCCGGACTTTCCTCGACGCGCCGAAGCCCGCCGCGACCGTCCGGCCCGCTTGCCGGGGCAAGTATACGCCAACGCGGCCCGCAGGGGCTACTACTGTGCGGCGGGCGCTTCCGCGGCCGGGGGGGCGGTCTCCGCAGGCGCGGCGGGCGCTTCGGCCGCCGGAGCGGCGGCTTCTGCCGGGGCGGCGGCTTCTGCCGGGGCAGCGGTTTCCGCCGGGGCGGCGGCTTCTGCCGCCGTCTGTTCCGGCGGGAACAGGTCGGGGTTGGCCGTCTTGAGCGCGGCGAGGGCCTGATCGGCCTTGCCCGCCACGATGGAGTCGGGGAACGCATTTTGCTGCTGCTCGTAGGACTCGGCGGCCTCCTTCAGCATGCCCAGCTTTTCCTGCATGCGGCCGATGTCATAGGGCTTGCGGCGCGCGAGGAACTCCCCGGGGAACTCATTGGCAACGCGCTGGTAGAGCTCAAGGGCCTTCTGGTAATCGCCCCCGCCTTCGGCGAGAAAGGCCAGCCCGTCGAGGGCGCGGCCCGCATAGGGGGATTTTCCGAACTCCTTGCCCACGCGCTCAAACAGCTCCCGTGCCTTGTCCGGCTGGCCGGCCTCCACGGCGGTTTCCGCGGCGAGATAGACCGCCTCGGCGGTCCAGCGGCCGGCCTCGGGGGCGAACGCCTCAAGCTGTTCCAGGCGCTTGGCGGGGTCCTCTTCAGTGAGGGCCGCGGCGTAGGCGGAGTCCGTCTTCTCGGCGGCGGCGCTGGACGTGGCGCGGACCGCCAGCCCCGCGACGACGCACAGCACCACGAAGACCGCGCCTCCGGCGTACATCCACGGGTTTTCGATCACATGGATCAGAAGTTTTTCCCACTCCGACTTCGGGGTGTGGATCAGTTCCTCATGTTCTGCGGCCTGTGTCTTCCGGGGTCTTGCCATGACTGCTTCAACACTCCTGTGCGGTGTTTACCGGGCGCTCCGTCCGGGGGGGACACCCCCCTGCCTGCGGAAAATCCGGCTCATTTCTCTGCGGTTTCGCGCCTGTGGGTCGGGTCAGCTGAGGGGCCCCCACTCCACAATTTTCCAGGCGCCCTGATACTTCTCCAGCAACACCGCCATCTGTCCCTGCAGGTTGATCGGCGGATATTGGCTTGCGTTGACGGGCTCGGCGGTGGTTCCAAACGACTCGACGGCCCGCGCCTGGTCTCCCTGAACCCGTATTTTTGGGGGGGTGCGTACGATCCGGAACCCCCGGTAACTGCTCATAACCGTTGTCAAATACTCCCGTATGGCCGCGTAGTCGCGGCCCTCGCTGTCGCGATAGTTGGGCGACACATGGGCCAAAACCTGGTACACGCGCTGGCTTTCCATGCCGTTGCAGACATCCTTGAGCACCCGCGCGACCTTTTCCTCCTCGGAGGACTTCCCCGCGGAGAAACCGGGCAGGCTTACCGGGAAGCCGCTGGTCTGGCAGGCCTGCATGCCCAGGAGGCACGCCGCCGCGACCGTGGAAAGCAGCAGGCATTTCATCTCACACCCCGCCGTCGGGAACCATGTGAAGGATCAGGCGCTGGCCGCGCCCCATGCCCAGGGGCTGCACGGTGACCTCCAGGCGCTTGCCGGGCTGCTTGAAGAGCATGTAGGCATTGCCATTGGCCTGCTGGACACTCTCCATGTTCCAGCCGCTGGCCGGGCACTGGCTGATGTAGAACTGCGCGACCTCGTTCTGGTCCGCGCGGATCGTGTAGACCATGCGCCCAATCTGAAGGGTCGGGGACTCGTAGATGTACGAGCGGTCCAGGTCCTCCTTGGCCTTCTCCGGAAGGGGCACGTCCTTGAACCGCTGGTTGGGCGACATGGCCAGCGACTGCCCGGTCTCGGCGGGCGCCGCCACGGCGGGATCCGCCGCCGCAGGTTCCGCCGGCGCGGGCTGGGAGTCTTCAAGCAGTTCCACGGGGGGCAGGTCGTCGTTCTTCTGCCAGGGCATGGTCTCGCATCCCGCAAGAAACGCGCAACACAGAACGAGGGGAATCAGCGTCCGCTTCATGATCGAAAACCTCCTTCAGGTGTGGCCGGCTGTCCGGTCCGCCTCCGCGTTGCGGCGGCTTGATCCGGATGGGGCGCGGCAAATCAAGGATAGGATAGAAAAACCACGCGGGTCCAGTCAAACGGAAGGACAGCCCTTCTTGCGCCGCGCCCCGGGCGCGCCCGGGCGCTGGCGGCACTGCCACGCGGCGATACAGTATACTCTTTCGCCAGAGGTGGTGCGCCATGCCGCGGATTTCTGTTGTTGTTCCGTCGTTTGCTCCCCAGGAAGAACTGCTCGGCCAGCTGTTTGCGTCGCTGGCGGAGCAGTCCCTGTCAGATTTCGAGGTCATCGTGGTGGATGATGGATCGCCCGACCCGGACTATGTGTTTCCCGACGCGCGTTTTCGGCTGGTGCGCAGGGACCAGCGGCGCGGTCCGGCGGCCTGCCGCAACGCGGGGGCGGCCGAGGCCGCCGCAGAGGCCCTCTTCTTCACGGACACGGACTGCCGTTTGGAGAGGGACACGCTGACCCGGGCGCTGGAGGGGCTGGAACGGGCCCCGGTGTCCGTCGGGGACACCATCACGGACGTGAAAACCGCTTTCGGCGGGCTGGTGGCGGCGTTGGGGTTTCCCGGCGGCGGTATTCTGGGGTTTGAAAAGGTGTGGCGGGTGGACGCCGACGGCTTTGCGAGGAGTTTCAGCAGCTGCAACGTGGCGTTCCGGAGCGCGTTTTTCAGGGAGATGGGCGGTTTCGATGAGTCTTTTCCCGTGGCCGGCGGCGAGGACACGGTCCTGGC includes these proteins:
- the fabG gene encoding 3-oxoacyl-ACP reductase FabG — translated: MGRFDGKRVLVTGGTRGIGRACVEGFLAEGGRVAFCGTNPDAVRNAARELGPDAAGLACDVSDPDAVNRMVGEAAAWLGGLDALVCNAGVSGDGLLPRMKDRDWDAVLRTNLNGVFFCCRAASEIMIRQRSGRIVNVSSVLGLHGQGGMSSYCASKGGVIAFTKSIAQELARRNITANVVAPGLTRTDMTAPMSEENIRLLESRIPLGRAGLPEEIARAVLFLASDDASFITGGVLCVDGGLAM
- the plsX gene encoding phosphate acyltransferase PlsX → MRIALDAMGSDNAPDVEVEGAVQASLRDDVHVVLVGDEALLTERLKAHPKRGQISVHHAAEAIGMHESPVSAVRNKRNSSLMAAMRLAKEGEVAAVVSAGNTGAVMVGARTVLGPIKGVARSAISQTLPTVGGKVVMLDLGANVDCTTRQLCEFAEMGVAYSRYALGIENPRVGLLNIGEEGQKGGAVMREVHRNLTGARHLNFVGNIEPRALYEGRADVVVCDGVIGNLFLKTSEAAALFMGRMLREQFEQSSMSKLGAMLAHKALRELKTRVDPNEHPGAPLLGINGVVIILHGASTARGVENAVIGAKVAVDNQLNSRIRENIQRLRQHEIEMLTREQQEAGDDTP
- a CDS encoding glycosyltransferase, with the translated sequence MPRISVVVPSFAPQEELLGQLFASLAEQSLSDFEVIVVDDGSPDPDYVFPDARFRLVRRDQRRGPAACRNAGAAEAAAEALFFTDTDCRLERDTLTRALEGLERAPVSVGDTITDVKTAFGGLVAALGFPGGGILGFEKVWRVDADGFARSFSSCNVAFRSAFFREMGGFDESFPVAGGEDTVLARRVVDGGGAIWYEKRQRVFHVEKPDLAGFLRWQVIRGRGNFHIRRRVSSVGGYLRLRVWTFRNSLARAGVLRAPAVLALIGLSVAAQTAGYWLERRRWAG
- a CDS encoding tetratricopeptide repeat protein, whose product is MARPRKTQAAEHEELIHTPKSEWEKLLIHVIENPWMYAGGAVFVVLCVVAGLAVRATSSAAAEKTDSAYAAALTEEDPAKRLEQLEAFAPEAGRWTAEAVYLAAETAVEAGQPDKARELFERVGKEFGKSPYAGRALDGLAFLAEGGGDYQKALELYQRVANEFPGEFLARRKPYDIGRMQEKLGMLKEAAESYEQQQNAFPDSIVAGKADQALAALKTANPDLFPPEQTAAEAAAPAETAAPAEAAAPAEAAAPAAEAPAAPAETAPPAAEAPAAQ
- the rpmF gene encoding 50S ribosomal protein L32, giving the protein MPVPKRRTGQAKKRMRRSHHALTAPNVIENPDSGAPVLPHRVCLKTGFYKGRVVIKPKNA
- a CDS encoding DUF177 domain-containing protein, encoding MTAKLQIPVLSIGDDGLDLDVRLSVAEVQPPETDPVPLDEVQVTGCLTDLGGGEYLFRGRVRGEYAQPCDRCLEEARAALDSAVAWVYVEARNGEALSEMGGDDDDDGDGAEREKLMIAGREVNLAPQVWEEIVLSAPLKLVCKDSCLGLCPRCGANLNGGPCGCPAAEGGGEPQNTPLSVLASLFPDLADDKNRKE